One genomic window of Polyangium aurulentum includes the following:
- a CDS encoding pyridoxamine 5'-phosphate oxidase family protein produces the protein MGKIFDAIDDELAGFIARQHVFFVATAPLSGDGFVNVSPKGLDTFRVLGPRTVAYLDFIGSGVETVAHARENGRIVLLWCAFEGPPRILRIHGRAEALEPGDAEWADLRAHFGPPRPSERAILRVEASRISTACGYGVPLYEYTGDRTQLDDWAERKGPEGLQAYAAKNNATSLDGLPGLRSVKD, from the coding sequence ATGGGCAAGATCTTCGACGCCATCGATGACGAGCTCGCCGGGTTCATCGCGCGGCAGCACGTGTTTTTCGTCGCAACGGCCCCGCTCTCCGGGGACGGCTTCGTGAACGTGTCGCCGAAGGGGCTCGATACCTTCCGGGTGCTCGGCCCGCGCACGGTCGCCTATCTCGATTTCATTGGCAGCGGCGTCGAGACCGTCGCCCACGCCCGCGAAAATGGCCGCATCGTCCTGCTCTGGTGCGCATTCGAGGGGCCGCCGCGCATCCTGCGCATCCACGGCCGCGCCGAGGCGCTCGAGCCCGGCGACGCGGAGTGGGCCGACCTGCGCGCGCACTTCGGACCTCCCCGGCCGAGCGAGCGCGCGATCCTCCGCGTCGAGGCCTCGCGCATCAGCACCGCTTGCGGCTACGGCGTGCCCCTCTACGAATACACGGGCGATCGGACCCAGCTCGACGACTGGGCCGAGCGCAAGGGCCCGGAGGGCTTGCAGGCGTATGCAGCGAAGAACAACGCGACGAGCCTCGACGGATTGCCGGGGCTGCGAAGCGTGAAGGATTGA
- a CDS encoding 1-acyl-sn-glycerol-3-phosphate acyltransferase encodes MAIRDQAPIFGFNEAREDIVRAVISRVTLGTRDPLLALNDAAYHETKRLESSKKSPEEYRELAEWQKLARTVGRMSDGERRQKLAEIVERYGWDVAGNFDPRVFRVSSKLLPPVVTYLLAPRTLARLVRDPRRLVSLEALDDKVRVEGPLEELRELSQHGTAVYVPTHLSNMDSIVFGYALERAGLPPATYGAGKNLFTNPVLSFFMHNLGAYRVDRRIRHNLYKDVLKTYSGVLLERGYHSLFFPGGTRSRSGGVERRLKLGLAGTAVEAYARTLLAERERRIYFVPATINYLITLEAETLIADFLAEAGKGRFIIEDDESTRIGRIANFVRKLFDMQGSVVIRLGHPIDPFGNRVDERCRSYDRRNREVDPSSYVRDTSGKVMLDPARDAQYTRELGDEICKSYLKNTVVMATHLVAAACFERLRRASPAGDLFTVLRQRDVVVVPRDDLAADVVKLRDRVNLLADRGEIAIGDFTRRASGGDLVEHAMRAFAGYHPAPVLSPRPEGVSICDTNLLFYYQNRLAAHGLAWDTIAPPGMPPARPPSFEGKDAPRSAVRGGAQ; translated from the coding sequence ATGGCCATCCGCGACCAAGCCCCCATCTTCGGCTTCAACGAGGCCCGCGAGGACATCGTTCGGGCGGTGATCAGCCGCGTGACGCTCGGCACGAGAGATCCGCTGCTCGCGTTGAACGACGCCGCCTACCACGAGACCAAGCGCCTCGAGAGCTCGAAGAAGAGCCCCGAGGAGTACCGCGAGCTCGCCGAGTGGCAAAAGCTCGCGCGCACCGTGGGCCGCATGTCCGACGGCGAGCGGCGCCAGAAGCTCGCCGAGATCGTCGAGCGCTACGGATGGGACGTGGCCGGCAACTTCGACCCGCGCGTCTTTCGCGTCTCGTCGAAGCTCCTGCCGCCCGTCGTCACCTACCTGCTCGCGCCCCGCACGCTCGCGCGCCTCGTGCGCGACCCGCGCAGGCTCGTGAGCCTCGAGGCCCTCGATGACAAGGTGCGCGTCGAAGGCCCGCTAGAAGAGCTGCGCGAGCTGTCGCAGCACGGCACGGCCGTCTACGTGCCCACGCACCTGTCGAACATGGATTCGATCGTGTTCGGCTACGCCCTCGAGCGCGCAGGCCTGCCGCCCGCGACCTACGGCGCGGGCAAGAACCTGTTCACGAACCCGGTGCTGTCGTTCTTCATGCACAACCTCGGCGCTTACCGCGTCGACAGGCGCATCCGGCACAACCTGTACAAGGACGTGCTGAAGACGTACTCGGGCGTGCTGCTCGAGCGCGGCTACCACTCGCTGTTTTTCCCGGGCGGGACGCGGTCGCGCTCGGGCGGGGTCGAGCGGCGGCTCAAGCTCGGGCTCGCGGGCACGGCCGTCGAGGCCTACGCGCGCACGCTGCTCGCTGAGCGCGAGCGGCGGATCTACTTCGTGCCGGCGACGATCAACTACCTCATCACGCTCGAGGCCGAGACGCTGATCGCCGATTTCCTCGCCGAGGCAGGCAAGGGGCGGTTCATCATCGAGGACGACGAGTCGACGCGCATCGGGCGCATCGCCAACTTCGTCCGCAAGCTGTTCGACATGCAGGGCTCGGTCGTGATCCGGCTCGGCCACCCGATCGATCCGTTCGGCAACCGCGTGGACGAGCGCTGCCGCTCCTACGATCGCAGAAACCGCGAGGTCGACCCCTCGAGCTACGTGCGCGACACGAGCGGCAAGGTGATGCTCGATCCGGCGCGCGACGCGCAGTACACGCGCGAGCTGGGCGACGAGATCTGCAAATCGTACCTGAAGAACACGGTGGTGATGGCGACGCACCTCGTGGCCGCGGCGTGCTTCGAGAGGCTGCGCCGCGCCTCGCCCGCGGGCGACCTGTTCACCGTGCTCAGGCAGCGCGACGTCGTGGTGGTGCCGCGCGACGATCTCGCCGCCGATGTGGTCAAGCTGCGCGACCGGGTGAACCTCCTGGCCGACCGGGGCGAGATCGCGATCGGCGATTTCACGCGCAGGGCGTCGGGAGGCGATCTCGTCGAGCACGCGATGCGGGCGTTCGCGGGTTATCACCCCGCGCCCGTGCTGTCGCCGCGCCCCGAGGGCGTGTCCATCTGCGATACGAACCTGCTCTTTTATTACCAGAATCGCCTCGCGGCCCACGGCCTCGCCTGGGATACGATCGCGCCGCCGGGGATGCCGCCCGCGCGCCCGCCGTCGTTCGAGGGCAAGGACGCCCCGCGCTCCGCGGTCCGGGGAGGTGCGCAATGA
- a CDS encoding NAD(P)-binding domain-containing protein, with product MTNPSVGIVGGGPWGRALARAACRTGAKVALHSRREAPGDINDLEITDDYARVAAARLIVIAVPSSVARSVLRALGDHLDGAHLVIHGVRGLDPEHLETVSDIVREETPVRRLGALGGPVQANELIEGTPSAMIIGSRFPEVTAAVTRSFQSPSLRVYSTPDLRGLEWASALVGCLAIGVGYAEQAGAGPGLVAALISRGVDEAARIMAAAGCEERTMLGLGGYGDLLASIALEDRPEVVLGKALARKVPLDEAMALAKLRVEAIPLIPRIAQFAEENKVDAGSFRALCDILGGKRPPVVLEKMFAA from the coding sequence ATGACGAATCCGAGCGTGGGCATCGTGGGCGGCGGTCCGTGGGGTCGAGCGCTCGCGCGAGCCGCGTGCAGGACGGGCGCGAAGGTCGCCCTGCATTCGCGCCGCGAGGCGCCCGGCGATATCAATGACCTCGAGATCACGGACGATTACGCGCGGGTCGCCGCGGCGCGGCTCATCGTGATCGCGGTGCCCTCGTCGGTGGCGCGCTCGGTGCTGCGCGCGCTCGGCGATCACCTCGACGGCGCGCACCTCGTGATTCACGGCGTGCGCGGCCTCGATCCGGAGCACCTCGAGACGGTGAGCGACATCGTGCGCGAGGAGACGCCCGTGCGGCGGCTCGGCGCGCTCGGGGGGCCGGTGCAGGCCAACGAGCTGATCGAGGGCACGCCGAGCGCGATGATCATCGGATCGCGCTTCCCCGAGGTGACGGCGGCGGTCACGCGGTCGTTCCAGAGCCCGAGCCTGCGGGTGTATTCGACGCCCGATCTGCGGGGGCTCGAATGGGCGTCGGCGCTCGTCGGATGCCTCGCGATCGGCGTGGGGTACGCGGAGCAGGCGGGGGCGGGGCCCGGGCTCGTGGCGGCGCTGATCTCGCGCGGGGTCGACGAGGCGGCGCGGATCATGGCGGCGGCGGGGTGCGAGGAGCGGACGATGCTCGGGCTCGGCGGTTATGGCGATCTGCTGGCGTCGATCGCGCTCGAGGACCGGCCCGAGGTGGTGCTCGGCAAGGCGCTCGCGCGCAAGGTTCCGCTCGACGAGGCCATGGCGCTGGCGAAGCTGCGCGTGGAGGCGATCCCGCTGATCCCGCGGATTGCGCAGTTCGCGGAGGAGAACAAGGTCGACGCGGGCAGCTTCCGCGCGCTTTGCGACATCCTCGGCGGCAAGCGACCCCCGGTCGTCCTCGAGAAGATGTTCGCTGCTTGA
- a CDS encoding HAD family hydrolase, with amino-acid sequence MLSFSPRALIFDMDGLLVDSEPLWHRVEREFAAARGGEFTEAMALACTGQGIGNTIRFMGERLGFPVDVERDIVEIVDRFIEHVGGLVLKPGAQEILDEVRGKTRMALASSSPRRLIDAVLARFVIRDHFEVAVSGQEVARAKPWPDVFLRTAELLGEAPAHCVVFEDSLNGARAARAANMKVIAVPEGDPTGRGFEEVADVVVRDLFEARALVKLG; translated from the coding sequence ATGCTTAGCTTTTCGCCCCGCGCGTTGATCTTCGACATGGACGGGCTGCTCGTGGACTCGGAGCCGCTCTGGCACCGGGTGGAGCGGGAGTTCGCGGCGGCCCGGGGGGGCGAATTCACCGAGGCGATGGCGCTCGCGTGCACGGGGCAGGGAATCGGCAACACGATCCGGTTCATGGGCGAGCGCCTCGGGTTTCCGGTCGACGTGGAGCGGGACATCGTGGAGATCGTCGATCGCTTCATCGAGCACGTGGGCGGGCTCGTGCTCAAGCCGGGAGCGCAGGAGATCCTGGACGAGGTGCGCGGCAAGACGCGAATGGCGCTCGCGTCGTCGTCGCCGCGCCGGCTGATCGACGCGGTCCTCGCGCGGTTTGTCATACGGGATCACTTCGAGGTCGCTGTCTCGGGGCAAGAGGTGGCGCGCGCGAAGCCGTGGCCGGACGTGTTCCTGCGGACGGCCGAGCTGCTCGGCGAAGCGCCCGCCCATTGCGTGGTGTTCGAGGACTCGTTGAACGGGGCGAGGGCGGCGCGCGCGGCGAACATGAAGGTCATCGCGGTGCCGGAGGGGGACCCGACGGGGCGAGGGTTCGAGGAGGTCGCGGACGTCGTGGTGCGCGATCTGTTCGAGGCGCGGGC